In Oenanthe melanoleuca isolate GR-GAL-2019-014 chromosome 17, OMel1.0, whole genome shotgun sequence, one genomic interval encodes:
- the SET gene encoding protein SET — MSAPAAKVSKKELNSNHDGADETSEKEQQEAIEHIDEVQNEIDRLNEQASEEILKVEQKYNKLRQPFFQKRSELIAKIPNFWVTTFVNHPQVSALLGEEDEEALHYLTRVEVTEFEDIKSGYRIDFYFDENPYFENKVLSKEFHLNESGDPSSKSTEIKWKSGKDLTKRSSQTQNKASRKRQHEEPESFFTWFTDHSDAGADELGEVIKDDIWPNPLQYYLVPDMDDEEGEGEEDDDDDEEEEGLEDIDEEGDEDEGEEDEDDDEGEEGEEDEGEDD, encoded by the exons ATGTCGGCGCCGGCGGCCAAAGTCAGTAAGAAGGAGCTGAACTCCAACCACGATGGGGCCGACGAGACCTCAG aaaaagagcagcaggaagcaaTTGAACACATTGATGAAGTACAGAATGAAATAGACAG ACTGAATGAACAAGCCAGTGAggaaattttgaaagtagaaCAGAAATACAACAAACTCCGCCAACCATTCTTCCAGAAGAGGTCAGAATTGATCGCCAAAATCCCGAATTTCTGGGTAACAACATTTGTCAACCACCCACAAG TATCTGCACTGCTGGGAGAAGAAGATGAGGAAGCACTGCATTACTTGACCAGAGTTGAGGTGACAGAATTTGAAGACATCAAATCAGGTTACAGAATAGATTTT TATTTTGATGAGAATCCCtactttgaaaataaagttcTCTCCAAAGAGTTTCACCTCAATGAAAGTGGAGACCCATCTTCAAAATCGACTGAGATTAAATGGAAATCTGGGAAG GACCTGACAAAACGTTCAAGCCAGACACAGAACAAAGCCAGTAGGAAGAGGCAGCATGAAGAGCCAGAAAGCTTCTTCACCTGGTTCACTGATCACTCTGATGCAGGGGCTGATGAATTAGGAGAAGTCATCAAGGATGACATCTGGCCAAATCCCCTACAGTACTACTTG GTTCCTGATATGGATGATGaagaaggggagggagaggaggatgatgatgatgatgaagaggaggaaggattAGAGGATATTGATGAAGAAGGAGATGAAGATGAGggagaagaagatgaagatgatgatgagggagaggaaggagag GAGGATGAAGGAGAAGATGACTAA
- the DYNC2I2 gene encoding cytoplasmic dynein 2 intermediate chain 2 codes for MFADRTAAGADVQSLWRSARSARCEAKTCQTGKISTAEAAAQSHTAQDAAVQTEQSKDAVQDFQQEVQVDYTGLLSFLQRVEDAVIKELNKNWKSHAFDGFEVNWTDQDETVLCLHTLSYPEAQDQNLQVTSVSWNATGSVIACSYGRLDNGDWSTEKSYVCTWNLDRRGLNPQHPDLVVDVPSSVMCLAFHPSQPSLIAGGLFSGELVVWDTSRTEDPVIWRTGMTDDTHTDPVYQVNWLPDTKHRKPARLLSVATDGKILVWREERDGRLALAEGFAIMAQQVPRSTRLKKAAWGEAAVGVTSLSFSHFDADVFVVGVEGGCSLRCSALAQAAALPRPGGSVPLRAPAEFAFSPHAGPVYSVSCSPFHRNLFLSCGTDGQVHLHSMLQTQPLFALQLSKKYLFCVRWSPVRPLVFAAASGEGEVHLFDLARSKQKPTVSLKQSTSDCPVYCLEFNTKHTRLLAAGDAAGTVKVWQLSSDFTEQGPREMSHLEQLASEIMD; via the exons ATGTTCGCGGACAGGACGGCAGCCGGTGCCGACGTGCAGTCGCTGTGGAGGAGCGCCCGGAGCGCGCGCTGCGAGGCG AAAACTTGCCAGACTGGAAAAATTTCaacagcagaagctgcagcacagtCTCATACAGCCCAAGATGCTGCAGTGCAGACAGAACAGAGCAAAGATGCTGTCCAAGACTTCCAGCAGGAAGTCCAAGTAGATTACACTGGGCTTCTGTCATTCCTTCAGAGAGTGGAGGATGCTGTAATCAAAGAGCTgaataaaaactggaaaagtcATGCCTTTGATGGTTTTGAAGTGAACTGGACAGATCAGGATGAAACA GTGTTGTGTTTGCATACATTGTCATATCCAGAGGCTCAGGATCAAAACCTGCAGGTCACCAGTGTTTCATGGAATGCCACAGGATCTGTCATTGCATGTTCCTATGGCCG attgGACAATGGGGACTGGAGCACAGAAAAATCCTATGTTTGTACCTGGAATCTGGACAGAAGAGGGTTGAATCCACAGCACCCTGACCTGGTGGTGGATGTTCCCAGTTCTGTCATGTGCCTGGCtttccatccctcccagccATCACTGATAGCTG GTGGCCTGTTCAGTGGGGAGTTGGTGGTGTGGGACACCAGCAGGACAGAAGACCCTGTGATCTGGAGGACAGGGATGACAGATGACACCCACACAGACCCAGTCTATCAG GTTAACTGGTTACCCGACACCAAGCACAGAAAGCCCGCCCGGCTCCTGAGTGTGGCCACAGATGGGAAGATCCTGGTGTGGAGGGAGGAGCGGGATGGGCGGCTGGCCTTGGCTGAAGGATTTGCCATCATGGCTCAGCAGGTCCCTCGCAGCACTCGGTTGAAGAAG gcagcctggggAGAGGCAGCCGTGGGGGTGACCTCGCTGTCCTTCTCGCACTTCGATGCCGATGTGTTCGTTGTGGGTGTGGAAGGCGGCTGTTCCCTGcgctgctctgccctggcccagGCTGCGGCTCTCCCGCGGCCGGGCGGCTCCGTTCCCCTCAGGGCACCGGCAGAATTCGCCTTCTCCCCTCACGCTGGGCCCGTGTACTCCGTGAGCTGCTCGCCCTTCCACAG gaACCTCTTTCTGAGCTGCGGGACTGACGGACAAGTTCACTTGCACTCCATGTTGCAGACACAGCCCCTCTTTGCGTTACAGTTATCAAAGAAATACCTGTTCTGTGTACGCTGGTCTCCAGTTCGACCACTGGTTTTTGCAGCTGCGTCTGGGGAAG GAGAGGTGCACCTGTTTGACCTGGCAAGGAGCAAGCAGAAGCCCACAGTGTCCCTGAAGCAGTCCACGAGCGACTGCCCTGTGTATTGTTTGGAATTCAACACCAAGCACACACggctcctggcagcaggggatgctgctgggacagTCAAAGTCTGGCAGCTGAGCTCCGACTTCACTGAGCAGGGACCAAGGGAAATGagtcacctggagcagctggcaaGTGAGATCATGGACTGA